The proteins below come from a single Cervus canadensis isolate Bull #8, Minnesota chromosome 2, ASM1932006v1, whole genome shotgun sequence genomic window:
- the C2H1orf68 gene encoding skin-specific protein 32: protein MCDQQKQTQFPPSCVKGSGLGVVQSTKCTSVKCPPPCPTQTFVKCSPPCPTQTFVKCPGPCLTQTYMKCPPLCPTQNYVKCPAPFQTKTYVKCVTPCQTLVKCPAPSQTTYVKYPAPCQTFVKCPAPCQTTYVKSPAPCQTQTYYVQTPAPSQTYYAQAPVRGSVTSCCVPDPCSAPCSTSYCCLAPRTFGVSPLRRWIQRPQECNSGSSGGCEDSGCCDSGCCSSGCCSSGCCGSGCCGSGCCCLGIIPMRSRGPACCDCDDDCDC, encoded by the coding sequence ATGTGTGACCAGCAGAAACAGACACAATTCCCTCCATCTTGCGTGAAAGGTTCGGGATTGGGGGTTGTGCAGAGTACCAAATGTACTTCTGTAAAATGCCCACCTCCATGTCCGACTCAAACCTTCGTGAAATGCTCACCTCCGTGTCCAACTCAAACCTTTGTGAAATGCCCAGGTCCATGTCTGACTCAAACCTACATGAAATGTCCACCTCTGTGTCCAACTCAAAACTATGTGAAATGCCCAGCTCCGTTCCAGACGAAGACCTATGTGAAATGTGTAACTCCTTGCCAGACCCTCGTGAAGTGCCCAGCTCCAAGCCAGACGACCTATGTGAAATACCCAGCTCCCTGCCAGACATTTGTGAAGTGCCCTGCTCCATGCCAGACGACCTATGTGAAATCCCCAGCCCCTTGCCAGACCCAGACATACTATGTTCAGACCCCTGCTCCTTCCCAAACCTACTATGCTCAGGCTCCTGTAAGAGGCTCAGTCACCTCATGTTGTGTCCCTGATCCATGCTCTGCTCCCTGTTCCACCAGCTACTGCTGTCTGGCTCCCCGGACCTTTGGGGTGAGTCCCCTGAGACGCTGGATCCAACGGCCCCAGGAGTGCAACTCAGGATCGTCTGGTGGCTGTGAGGATTCCGGATGCTGTGACTCTGGGTGCTGCAGCTCTGGATGCTGCAGCTCTGGGTGCTGTGGCTCTGGATGCTGTGGCTCTGGGTGCTGTTGTCTAGGAATTATTCCCATGAGGTCCCGAGGTCCTGCATGCTGTGATTGCGACGATGACTGCGACTGTTAA